In Cryptococcus gattii WM276 chromosome B, complete sequence, the DNA window ACCAAAACTTGTTCACCTGGGAGCTTGCTCGTCACTCCGTTGGAGAGGAGCTTATTGTTTACCCCGCTCTCGAGAAGTATGTAGATGGTGGCAAGGCGTTGGCCGATAGAGATAGGCAGGAACATCAGAAGGTACGTATTTCCACCTTAACGGTTCGCAAGCGACTTGATTGACCAATGCCCGGTAGGTCAAAGAGATGTTGTACAAGTTCCAGCAACTATCACCAAGTGACAACCAATTTGAACCCACCATCAAAAGATTGATGTCCGACCTGGCCGAGCACatcaaggaagaagagacgGAAGACCTCGTCAAGTTGGAACAAGCTGTTCCTACTTCTGAATCGCGCTCTTTGGCCGCAAGCTTCAAGAGGACTAAAATGTTTGTCCCTACCCGGAGCCACCCCTCGGCGCCAGACAAGCCTGTAAGTGTTAAACGGGTTGCACTTTAGGTTACAGCTCGCATGCTAATCCTGGTTTACTTGCAACTTTAGCCCTTCGAGACCGTTGCGGGTTTGCTCGCTGCCCCTATTGACAAACTAGGCGACATCTTCCGGAAGTTCCCCAAGGAGTGAGAATGCAAGGACTGTTATGTGCTTCATGAGTGAAATGAAGCCCTAAAACTTGTTCATGTTCTTCTCAATACTCTCGTTTTTCAAAGTGTATCCATATGGGTGGcttccagaagtcgggAAGCTGTATTGAACCATTATGTATGATAGGTATGGCAAATAGCTGGAAATGCAAATACTATCTCTTTTCCTATATCCTGTATAATGAAGAAGCCAAGAACATGGTGGAATGAGCTTAAGAATACTTACTGCACTCGATGAGAAGCCCCCTGATATAGCTCATATTCATCCGGAGTTTGTTTTCTTTCGGAGAGCAAGATGCGCTTGAATTCTGCGTGGTATAAGTGAGCTTGCATGAGGAATAGTTTTCAAGTTCTCCGCCCTAGATCGGAGTCCaatctccatctcttccgCTAGATACGTAATAGAACAACCATTTTGTTCATTTACGTAATAAAACAGGACAGGCTTATGACGTCAACGTTGCCTCCGGTCTGAGTTGTCACGTTGAAGTATGATTCCTTTATACAGAGCGTACGGAAGTTGTCATCTTTCTTGGTTGACTCCGGTATGCACTTGAAACCTCAAAAATGGCCACATCCACCAACCAGTCCCAGCCTGTAACATTCTCATCTGATCAAGAAGAGGATTCTTCGATCGCCCAATCCCTTGCAGCCAGGCGACGGCGGTCTTTAGCTTCAATTCTGAGGGACTTCCGACTTGGCCAGTCCTCGGGAAATAAAACAACCAGAGATAGTGTAGTGCAGGAAGAgtcagaagaagaagaaggcaatGAAGATGATCATCCAGAGAGGGTGGATACCGTTGACCTGGAGGCGTACAAACGTGCCATGGGTGATGCGATAAAGATTCTGCAAGGGGGGGAGATCATTGATCCCGATAGTATTGAGACTGAGCCAGCGGAATTGGAGTTTGTCTGGGACGGTGAGCTCCTGATTATGAATCATCCCACATGAGTCCTGACATATAGCAGTCTTGTTTGAAAATCAGCGAGGGTGAGATACACATATTATGAAGTGCAGGCGGATTAACTGATCAGGATGGCAGGATTTACTTGCTAGGAACGGCTTATTACTCATCAAACACCCTCCTTCCAAAAGATCCATCCCCATTTACAAGACCCAACCGCATGGTTCCGACTACTTCTTCATTTGCTCTAGCCGACCCTTCTCAGAACCCTACTGTACAGCCAGTCAAGTCTTCGAAGAAAAATCTTCACAAAGGTAAAGCGAAATCGTCTGCCCCCACCCAATCTAATGAGACATCATACACACTTGATACTTATCAACCGCCATCTCTTGAATGGGAATATTTGACGCCTTGGATGGTAAACATGCGTACTGGAACAGATGAGCTAGGGTGGAGATATAATCCATGGTTCAGGAAAAAAGGATGGAGCAGCCACGCCGGAAATCTGGGCTGGTGGGGATGGGtaagaagaagggaatgGGTAAGGTTGAGGGTCAGGAAGCCTCGtagaaaagaagagagtaAGCCATCAGAAGAAAGATCTCGAACATCAAGCTTCAAGCTAGAGAATGTGCTGAGTGGGGATGTTTCAAACAACGTTTTGAGACTTCTGAAGGTAATGGGAGAGCTTGGCGTGGATCGGGAGAGACTTGAGCTCTGGAAGAGCTGGCTAGATGGTATTCAAAAAGGGAAACCAATGTGGCATCGGCTGCAAGAACTAGTTGCTGATGAAGAAGCTGTAAGTATGCTTCTTTGTTACTTCATCCGGCTAATCCATTGCTTCATGCAGTCGACCTTACTCCATCGCCAGTTCGTTCACCCGCCTTCTTACCAAAAATTCATGGATCTACTCTCTAAGCATTCTCTCACTACTTTGCCTGCTCACTCAGGTACGCCCTGAGTTTTTCCAAAGCTCTATATCTATGAGAGATCTTGTTCTTTTCTTCCCCATCCATCTCGGCATACGTCCTTCCTCCACCCTCAAGAGGTTGGAAAATCGGGTCCCAGCCGAAGATCTTGGAGCCCCGAGCAGGGACGATGTTGCCCTCGGTGCGGCCTTCAAAGAGAATAGGTTCTTCGCCCGGCCCTGAAGAGTATGCGAATGTACAAAGAGCAGTTGCACGAGTGGTAGGGAATCCGTTAAGAAGAGTGTTAAGACCTATCCCCGATAGCCATTAGTAATGAGTTTGAGATAGAGAGCATGCAACGTACCTTCATGACCGATACTAGTCAGAAAGTCTTTGATGTAAGGTCCAGGTAATCCGTTGAGGGCTTCGAAGCAGAGGGCTGTATCTTCAGTCACGCAAGCTGTTCCAAGCTATTCGGTCTGTTAGCCTTACAATAGTTTGCGAGAAATGAAAGAGATTTTCAGAACCTTTTCAGCGGCTGCCTTGCATTTGGCAATGGCTACTTCTTGAGTGGTGCCTTGAAGCTCGGGAACTGCTTCAGAAGTTAGATAGCCATCACAAGCATATAAAACGTCATTGAAAGAACAATGGACATACCATCGACAGCTTGAGAGGTCACCTCAATACCGCTGTCGCCGGCAGCCAGGATGGCTTTGACTTCTCGAAGCTTATTGGCGTTGCCTGTAACGAAGACTGAAAAAGTTTGAGCGTTTGCCTATGTGCCTTTTGTCGTATGAGAAGCGTACCAAAAGAGGTCATATTCAAGGGATACAGGTAAAGATGTAGAGGGAAGGCAACGATAACGATTAGCGT includes these proteins:
- a CDS encoding uncharacterized protein (Similar to TIGR gene model, INSD accession AAW40895.1), which codes for MLASRAFSARSSIQSSRAFSISKLQPLLCRTLTASSMAGNTTVSDAIKHDHRELEQYYDHIIKATDADTKTRYQNLFTWELARHSVGEELIVYPALEKYVDGGKALADRDRQEHQKVKEMLYKFQQLSPSDNQFEPTIKRLMSDLAEHIKEEETEDLVKLEQAVPTSESRSLAASFKRTKMFVPTRSHPSAPDKPPFETVAGLLAAPIDKLGDIFRKFPKE
- a CDS encoding Hypothetical Protein (Similar to TIGR gene model, INSD accession AAW40897.1), giving the protein MATSTNQSQPVTFSSDQEEDSSIAQSLAARRRRSLASILRDFRLGQSSGNKTTRDSVVQEESEEEEGNEDDHPERVDTVDLEAYKRAMGDAIKILQGGEIIDPDSIETEPAELEFVWDVLFENQRGIYLLGTAYYSSNTLLPKDPSPFTRPNRMVPTTSSFALADPSQNPTVQPVKSSKKNLHKGKAKSSAPTQSNETSYTLDTYQPPSLEWEYLTPWMVNMRTGTDELGWRYNPWFRKKGWSSHAGNLGWWGWVRRREWVRLRVRKPRRKEESKPSEERSRTSSFKLENVLSGDVSNNVLRLLKVMGELGVDRERLELWKSWLDGIQKGKPMWHRLQELVADEEASTLLHRQFVHPPSYQKFMDLLSKHSLTTLPAHSGTP
- a CDS encoding DNA repair-related protein, putative (Similar to TIGR gene model, INSD accession AAW40899.1); this translates as MTSFVFVTGNANKLREVKAILAAGDSGIEVTSQAVDVPELQGTTQEVAIAKCKAAAEKLGTACVTEDTALCFEALNGLPGPYIKDFLTSIGHEGLNTLLNGFPTTRATALCTFAYSSGPGEEPILFEGRTEGNIVPARGSKIFGWDPIFQPLEGGGRTYAEMDGEEKNKISHRYRALEKLRAYLSEQAK